In one window of Episyrphus balteatus chromosome 3, idEpiBalt1.1, whole genome shotgun sequence DNA:
- the LOC129913213 gene encoding nascent polypeptide-associated complex subunit alpha, muscle-specific form isoform X2: MGGTVKKKRGPRINQPSQPLPVTGQPPMARVNPVKTPNSTVAVKKTQAPLPNDNFKIQLPSKRPTQPNQSDLVPPEKRVRRVKPTTIIRSNDEEWIKRQPAAQWNGGERPKANSPAITKNLVNVVKNAPTRVVKSPTPVGLNTPRGTQNNVNQNNPIQPNVKNPTNFVRMAWNGKNPKPASPPVINKNITTTLKEQPKSLPIPPVINKNITATAKDPNIPSSLSSSPVFNKNSVTIRRIVVNDDSPKPVTLAKSITTTAPKAPIVNQNSPNIKRVPPTPLAVDPLKITMSPSKNLNNSSIKVTPINAKSPATPVSQTSSGFKKIPSTASELVKGYQHLPTLKRNETNAKPQLQDPIAVVSTSPTMLYSTPPTIKKMVNMELPTKPTAASTIPVISKVFGSGKKPINEEQPLIHLGTSVIKNQTKLPEPKILPTVAHKSPPAIINRSSGLIVTPITCTIATTTTTTATPTYNMPSNLTPTSSRGASKQSKASINRNRAFQAAQAEQALASMFSMFPPSTFMGNPQMMYDMDPSGGAFINPACIPNRPMRTMEGPSFPTVGSPGFHVNYPNFSGGSITPVMSPGPGASPTYSSGRSSKSPVTSTVTRPSGATRSPASYMGISIDVDQPIPPMSPPVYNMNHAPFNGDPFNFMRNPHNIPSPSFSPVRSTRSPLSTGQKTNNKGVAENVKPPASSPVFHKDLDNFVKNPYSYPQTPNSTKTMPSFSNGPIISLDSPPKNDTSMKSPIPVELHKNSTINVSSSPDQSEIRDGSSASEVYAHNLPPNGKEKPSTLDNKKENDNKAEKDNKENKCKNKQNDVEEVKKDNDGEEEEEKEADEEEEEEEEKEPLIPEFENLLKACREADSSEDMNRLIDSKLIRYYYSVHPDFVKSRGFKKAVKAATESISKNAELVYYHLRPVVEELKARKKCKSIVMTNDEISAVAAEAEQEGIEDKVRNRQIRRLNKGLYILTRKIHKLETDEVDLEDENSTYLIVERYKKRACEIYDKICDLTGESKHALRQVKKPITFKDTDYPKFNKVVETFVNKTKEFPDFVDVLRMLEFCNDRYNFGLIKEEMTSIAQGAFIKIGKLLQSRRKADLYETVSHFTSDLVDPAENDPVLLAKLTENEKNQTTIGSVIEKYAREQVRRKADLTSVSDDEVNNSSESCDSEEEESHNIKQSKLKKNNNKTNNKENNKLKEKYKDKHKEKNKETDEEKDKDKGTDEEKEKRVDEKKDNEKVTEKGKEKNEEKVIEKDKDKTDVICQKTTEASTNGTYSPPSASVVVPQSVPMASTSAAFRTSPPHAFESPEASPRPRSLSPLMPSCTTSSLKILSVTSLNESADTPSPKKNNDIIKPAAVVGSVDEIVISDEDL; this comes from the exons ATG GGTGGTACTGTGAAAAAGAAGAGAGGTCCGAGGATCAATCAACCTTCTCAACCCCTTCCGGTTACAGGACAGCCACCAATGGCCAGAGTGAATCCTGTTAAAACTCCTAATTCTACAGTGGCAGTGAAGAAAACTCAAGCACCCCTTCCCAATGACAACTTTAAGATTCAGCTACCAAGTAAACGGCCGACTCAGCCGAATCAGAGTGATCTGGTGCCCCCAGAAAAGCGTGTACGCCGTGTCAAACCAACGACAATTATACGTAGCAATGATGAGGAATGGATTAAAAGGCAACCAGCTGCTCAGTGGAATGGTGGAGAACGTCCCAAAGCAAATAGCCCAGCAATAACGAAGAATCTTGTTAATGTAGTAAAAAACGCTCCAACCAGAGTTGTGAAAAGTCCAACGCCAGTTGGATTAAATACCCCCCGTGGTACCCAGAACAATGTTAATCAAAATAATCCGATTCAACCTAATGTTAAGAACCCTACAAACTTTGTGCGAATGGCATGGAACGGAAAGAACCCAAAACCTGCATCGCCAcctgtaataaacaaaaacattacaacAACATTAAAAGAACAGCCGAAGAGTTTACCGATTCCGCcggtaattaataaaaatatcacaGCCACAGCTAAGGATCCCAATATCCCATCATCGCTCTCATCCTCACCGGTTTTTAATAAGAATTCAGTAACAATTCGACGAATTGTTGTGAATGATGATAGTCCAAAACCGGTTACTTTGGCTAAAAGCATCACAACGACAGCGCCCAAAGCACCCATTGTCAATCAAAATTCTCCTAATATAAAAAGAGTACCTCCAACTCCTCTTGCAGTAGATCCGTTGAAAATCACCATGTCGCCCAGTAAGAATCTCAACAATTCATCGATTAAAGTTACTCCAATAAATGCGAAATCGCCGGCAACACCTGTTAGTCAAACATCGagtggtttcaaaaaaattccatcgaCTGCAAGTGAATTAGTTAAAGGTTACCAACATCTGCCCACATTAAAACGAAATGAAACCAATGCTAAGCCACAGCTACAGGATCCTATTGCGGTTGTGAGTACATCGCCAACTATGCTGTATTCAACTCCACCCACAATAAAGAAAATGGTGAACATGGAATTGCCTACAAAGCCTACAGCTGCTTCGACAATACCAGTTATTTCTAAAGTTTTTGGTTCAG gTAAAAAGCCTATCAATGAAGAACAACCATTGATTCACTTAGGAACCTCAGTGATAAAGAATCAAACGAAGCTGCCTGAACCAAAAATATTACCAACTGTAGCACATAAGTCGCCGCCAGCCATTATTAATCGCTCAAGTGGACTTATAGTTACCCCGATAACTTGTACGATtgccacaacaacaacaacaactgcaaCGCCCACATACAATATGCCATCGAATTTAACGCCAACCTCTAGTCGCGGAGCTTCGAAACAATCGAAAGCATCTATTAATCGTAACAGGGCTTTCCAAGCAGCGCAAGCCGAACAAGCGTTGGCTTCAATGTTCAGTATGTTCCCCCCTTCAACTTTTATGGGAAATCCACAGATGATGTACGACATGGACCCATCAGGTGGTGCTTTTATTAATCCTGCTTGTATTCCTAATCGCCCCATGCGCACAATGGAAGGACCAAGCTTTCCAACGGTGGGTTCGCCTGGGTTTCATGTAAACTACCCAAATTTTTCGGGAGGCTCAATCACACCCGTTATGAGCCCTGGGCCAGGTGCAAGTCCAACTTATAGTTCTGGCCGTTCTTCTAAAAGTCCCGTTACGAGTACGGTTACGAGACCTTCGGGTGCAACTAGAAGTCCCGCCAGCTATATGGGTATATCAATAGATGTTGATCAGCCAATACCACCAATGTCACCTCCGGTGTACAATATGAATCATGCTCCCTTTAATGGAGACCCCTTTAATTTCATGCGGAATCCACATAACATCCCAAGTCCTTCATTCAGTCCAGTACGATCGACAAGAAGTCCTTTAAGTACcggtcaaaaaacaaataacaaaggTGTAGCTGAAAACGTAAAACCTCCTGCGTCTTCACCAGTGTTTCACAAAGACTTGGATAACTTTGTTAAAAATCCGTATAGCTATCCTCAAACTCCAAACAGCACAAAAACTATGCCATCATTTAGCAACGGTCCCATAATATCGTTAGATAGTCCTCCGAAAAATGACACTTCTATGAAAAGTCCAATTCCAGTTGAATTACATAAAAATTCTACAATTAATGTTTCGTCAAGTCCTGATCAAAGCGAAATTAGGGATGGATCATCTGCATCGGAGGTATATGCTCATAACTTACCTCCCAACGGGAAAGAGAAACCATCAACTTTAGACAATAAGAAGGAGAATGACAATAAAGCGGAGAAGGACAATAAAGAGAATAAATGTAAAAACAAGCAAAATGATGTGGAGGAGGTGAAAAAGGATAATGATGgcgaggaagaagaagaaaaagaagcagatgaggaggaagaagaagaagaggaaaaaGAACCACTTATTCCAGAATTTGAAAATCTCCTCAAAGCTTGTCGGGAAGCTGATTCCTCTGAAGATATGAATAGACTGATTGATTCGAAATTAATTCGTTACTACTATTCGGTGCATCCGGACTTTGTGAAATCTCGCGGCTTTAAAAAAGCTGTGAAGGCAGCAACAGAAAGCATTTCAAAGAATGCTGAATTAGTTTATTATCATCTCAGACCGGTTGTGGAAGAATTAAAGGCGCGGAAAAAGTGCAAATCTATAGTAATGACAAACGATGAAATATCAGCTGTAGCAGCAGAAGCTGAACAAGAGGGCATAGAAGATAAAGTGCGGAATAGACAAATAAGACGTCTAAACAAAGGGTTGTATATTTTGACAAGAAAAATTCACAAGTTAGAAACAGATGAGGTGGATTTGGAAGACGAAAATTCAACATATTTGATTGTCGAGCGGTACAAAAAAAGAGCTTGTGAG atATACGATAAAATCTGTGATTTGACTGGAGAAAGCAAACATGCACTAAGACAAGTTAAAAAACCAATCACGTTCAAAGACACAGATTAcccaaaattcaataaagttgTTGAAACATTtgttaataaaacaaaagagtttCCGGATTTCGTTGATGTTTTGCGAATGTTGGAGTTTTGCAATGACCGGTATAATTTTGGTTTAATCAAAGAAGAAATGACTTCAATTG ctcAAGGTGCTTTCATTAAAATTGGAAAACTTTTGCAAAGTCGTCGAAAAGCAGATCTTTATGAGACTGTATCACATTTTACATCGGATCTTGTGGATCCAGCTGAAAATGACCCGGTTCTTTTAGCCAAACTGaccgaaaatgaaaaaaatcaaacgaCTATTGGTTCTGTAATAGAAAA gtatgcACGTGAACAGGTGAGAAGAAAGGCTGATTTAACCAGTGTTTCTGATGATGAAGTAAATAATTCATCGGAGAGCTGCGATTCTGAAGAAGAAGAATCCCATAAcataaaacaatcaaaattaaaaaaaaataacaataaaactaataacaaagaaaacaacaaattaaaagaGAAATATAAAGATAAacataaggaaaaaaataaagaaacagatgaagaaaaagataaagataaaggaACGGATGAAGAAAAAGAGAAGAGAGtggatgaaaaaaaagataatgaaaaagttACAGAGAAaggtaaagaaaaaaatgaagaaaaagtaattgaaaaagataaagataaaacCGACGTTATCTGTCAAAAAACGACAGAAGCAAGTACAAACGGTACTTACTCACCACCCTCAGCATCAGTAGTAGTTCCACAATCCGTTCCAATGGCAAGCACATCAGCTGCATTTCGTACATCTCCCCCACATGCATTTGAATCGCCAGAAGCATCACCACGTCCAAGGTCTTTATCCCCGTTAATGCCGTCGTGCACAACAAGCTCACTTAAAATACTTTCAGTTACCAGCCTCAATGAGAGTGCTGACACCCCCTCCCCCAAAAAGAACAACGATATTATTAAGCCAGCAGCGGTTGTGGGATCAGTGGATGAAATTGTCATTTCCGATGAAGATTTATAG
- the LOC129913213 gene encoding nascent polypeptide-associated complex subunit alpha, muscle-specific form isoform X3 has translation MARVNPVKTPNSTVAVKKTQAPLPNDNFKIQLPSKRPTQPNQSDLVPPEKRVRRVKPTTIIRSNDEEWIKRQPAAQWNGGERPKANSPAITKNLVNVVKNAPTRVVKSPTPVGLNTPRGTQNNVNQNNPIQPNVKNPTNFVRMAWNGKNPKPASPPVINKNITTTLKEQPKSLPIPPVINKNITATAKDPNIPSSLSSSPVFNKNSVTIRRIVVNDDSPKPVTLAKSITTTAPKAPIVNQNSPNIKRVPPTPLAVDPLKITMSPSKNLNNSSIKVTPINAKSPATPVSQTSSGFKKIPSTASELVKGYQHLPTLKRNETNAKPQLQDPIAVVSTSPTMLYSTPPTIKKMVNMELPTKPTAASTIPVISKVFGSGKKPINEEQPLIHLGTSVIKNQTKLPEPKILPTVAHKSPPAIINRSSGLIVTPITCTIATTTTTTATPTYNMPSNLTPTSSRGASKQSKASINRNRAFQAAQAEQALASMFSMFPPSTFMGNPQMMYDMDPSGGAFINPACIPNRPMRTMEGPSFPTVGSPGFHVNYPNFSGGSITPVMSPGPGASPTYSSGRSSKSPVTSTVTRPSGATRSPASYMGISIDVDQPIPPMSPPVYNMNHAPFNGDPFNFMRNPHNIPSPSFSPVRSTRSPLSTGQKTNNKGVAENVKPPASSPVFHKDLDNFVKNPYSYPQTPNSTKTMPSFSNGPIISLDSPPKNDTSMKSPIPVELHKNSTINVSSSPDQSEIRDGSSASEVYAHNLPPNGKEKPSTLDNKKENDNKAEKDNKENKCKNKQNDVEEVKKDNDGEEEEEKEADEEEEEEEEKEPLIPEFENLLKACREADSSEDMNRLIDSKLIRYYYSVHPDFVKSRGFKKAVKAATESISKNAELVYYHLRPVVEELKARKKCKSIVMTNDEISAVAAEAEQEGIEDKVRNRQIRRLNKGLYILTRKIHKLETDEVDLEDENSTYLIVERYKKRACEIYDKICDLTGESKHALRQVKKPITFKDTDYPKFNKVVETFVNKTKEFPDFVDVLRMLEFCNDRYNFGLIKEEMTSIAQGAFIKIGKLLQSRRKADLYETVSHFTSDLVDPAENDPVLLAKLTENEKNQTTIGSVIEKYAREQVRRKADLTSVSDDEVNNSSESCDSEEEESHNIKQSKLKKNNNKTNNKENNKLKEKYKDKHKEKNKETDEEKDKDKGTDEEKEKRVDEKKDNEKVTEKGKEKNEEKVIEKDKDKTDVICQKTTEASTNGTYSPPSASVVVPQSVPMASTSAAFRTSPPHAFESPEASPRPRSLSPLMPSCTTSSLKILSVTSLNESADTPSPKKNNDIIKPAAVVGSVDEIVISDEDL, from the exons ATGGCCAGAGTGAATCCTGTTAAAACTCCTAATTCTACAGTGGCAGTGAAGAAAACTCAAGCACCCCTTCCCAATGACAACTTTAAGATTCAGCTACCAAGTAAACGGCCGACTCAGCCGAATCAGAGTGATCTGGTGCCCCCAGAAAAGCGTGTACGCCGTGTCAAACCAACGACAATTATACGTAGCAATGATGAGGAATGGATTAAAAGGCAACCAGCTGCTCAGTGGAATGGTGGAGAACGTCCCAAAGCAAATAGCCCAGCAATAACGAAGAATCTTGTTAATGTAGTAAAAAACGCTCCAACCAGAGTTGTGAAAAGTCCAACGCCAGTTGGATTAAATACCCCCCGTGGTACCCAGAACAATGTTAATCAAAATAATCCGATTCAACCTAATGTTAAGAACCCTACAAACTTTGTGCGAATGGCATGGAACGGAAAGAACCCAAAACCTGCATCGCCAcctgtaataaacaaaaacattacaacAACATTAAAAGAACAGCCGAAGAGTTTACCGATTCCGCcggtaattaataaaaatatcacaGCCACAGCTAAGGATCCCAATATCCCATCATCGCTCTCATCCTCACCGGTTTTTAATAAGAATTCAGTAACAATTCGACGAATTGTTGTGAATGATGATAGTCCAAAACCGGTTACTTTGGCTAAAAGCATCACAACGACAGCGCCCAAAGCACCCATTGTCAATCAAAATTCTCCTAATATAAAAAGAGTACCTCCAACTCCTCTTGCAGTAGATCCGTTGAAAATCACCATGTCGCCCAGTAAGAATCTCAACAATTCATCGATTAAAGTTACTCCAATAAATGCGAAATCGCCGGCAACACCTGTTAGTCAAACATCGagtggtttcaaaaaaattccatcgaCTGCAAGTGAATTAGTTAAAGGTTACCAACATCTGCCCACATTAAAACGAAATGAAACCAATGCTAAGCCACAGCTACAGGATCCTATTGCGGTTGTGAGTACATCGCCAACTATGCTGTATTCAACTCCACCCACAATAAAGAAAATGGTGAACATGGAATTGCCTACAAAGCCTACAGCTGCTTCGACAATACCAGTTATTTCTAAAGTTTTTGGTTCAG gTAAAAAGCCTATCAATGAAGAACAACCATTGATTCACTTAGGAACCTCAGTGATAAAGAATCAAACGAAGCTGCCTGAACCAAAAATATTACCAACTGTAGCACATAAGTCGCCGCCAGCCATTATTAATCGCTCAAGTGGACTTATAGTTACCCCGATAACTTGTACGATtgccacaacaacaacaacaactgcaaCGCCCACATACAATATGCCATCGAATTTAACGCCAACCTCTAGTCGCGGAGCTTCGAAACAATCGAAAGCATCTATTAATCGTAACAGGGCTTTCCAAGCAGCGCAAGCCGAACAAGCGTTGGCTTCAATGTTCAGTATGTTCCCCCCTTCAACTTTTATGGGAAATCCACAGATGATGTACGACATGGACCCATCAGGTGGTGCTTTTATTAATCCTGCTTGTATTCCTAATCGCCCCATGCGCACAATGGAAGGACCAAGCTTTCCAACGGTGGGTTCGCCTGGGTTTCATGTAAACTACCCAAATTTTTCGGGAGGCTCAATCACACCCGTTATGAGCCCTGGGCCAGGTGCAAGTCCAACTTATAGTTCTGGCCGTTCTTCTAAAAGTCCCGTTACGAGTACGGTTACGAGACCTTCGGGTGCAACTAGAAGTCCCGCCAGCTATATGGGTATATCAATAGATGTTGATCAGCCAATACCACCAATGTCACCTCCGGTGTACAATATGAATCATGCTCCCTTTAATGGAGACCCCTTTAATTTCATGCGGAATCCACATAACATCCCAAGTCCTTCATTCAGTCCAGTACGATCGACAAGAAGTCCTTTAAGTACcggtcaaaaaacaaataacaaaggTGTAGCTGAAAACGTAAAACCTCCTGCGTCTTCACCAGTGTTTCACAAAGACTTGGATAACTTTGTTAAAAATCCGTATAGCTATCCTCAAACTCCAAACAGCACAAAAACTATGCCATCATTTAGCAACGGTCCCATAATATCGTTAGATAGTCCTCCGAAAAATGACACTTCTATGAAAAGTCCAATTCCAGTTGAATTACATAAAAATTCTACAATTAATGTTTCGTCAAGTCCTGATCAAAGCGAAATTAGGGATGGATCATCTGCATCGGAGGTATATGCTCATAACTTACCTCCCAACGGGAAAGAGAAACCATCAACTTTAGACAATAAGAAGGAGAATGACAATAAAGCGGAGAAGGACAATAAAGAGAATAAATGTAAAAACAAGCAAAATGATGTGGAGGAGGTGAAAAAGGATAATGATGgcgaggaagaagaagaaaaagaagcagatgaggaggaagaagaagaagaggaaaaaGAACCACTTATTCCAGAATTTGAAAATCTCCTCAAAGCTTGTCGGGAAGCTGATTCCTCTGAAGATATGAATAGACTGATTGATTCGAAATTAATTCGTTACTACTATTCGGTGCATCCGGACTTTGTGAAATCTCGCGGCTTTAAAAAAGCTGTGAAGGCAGCAACAGAAAGCATTTCAAAGAATGCTGAATTAGTTTATTATCATCTCAGACCGGTTGTGGAAGAATTAAAGGCGCGGAAAAAGTGCAAATCTATAGTAATGACAAACGATGAAATATCAGCTGTAGCAGCAGAAGCTGAACAAGAGGGCATAGAAGATAAAGTGCGGAATAGACAAATAAGACGTCTAAACAAAGGGTTGTATATTTTGACAAGAAAAATTCACAAGTTAGAAACAGATGAGGTGGATTTGGAAGACGAAAATTCAACATATTTGATTGTCGAGCGGTACAAAAAAAGAGCTTGTGAG atATACGATAAAATCTGTGATTTGACTGGAGAAAGCAAACATGCACTAAGACAAGTTAAAAAACCAATCACGTTCAAAGACACAGATTAcccaaaattcaataaagttgTTGAAACATTtgttaataaaacaaaagagtttCCGGATTTCGTTGATGTTTTGCGAATGTTGGAGTTTTGCAATGACCGGTATAATTTTGGTTTAATCAAAGAAGAAATGACTTCAATTG ctcAAGGTGCTTTCATTAAAATTGGAAAACTTTTGCAAAGTCGTCGAAAAGCAGATCTTTATGAGACTGTATCACATTTTACATCGGATCTTGTGGATCCAGCTGAAAATGACCCGGTTCTTTTAGCCAAACTGaccgaaaatgaaaaaaatcaaacgaCTATTGGTTCTGTAATAGAAAA gtatgcACGTGAACAGGTGAGAAGAAAGGCTGATTTAACCAGTGTTTCTGATGATGAAGTAAATAATTCATCGGAGAGCTGCGATTCTGAAGAAGAAGAATCCCATAAcataaaacaatcaaaattaaaaaaaaataacaataaaactaataacaaagaaaacaacaaattaaaagaGAAATATAAAGATAAacataaggaaaaaaataaagaaacagatgaagaaaaagataaagataaaggaACGGATGAAGAAAAAGAGAAGAGAGtggatgaaaaaaaagataatgaaaaagttACAGAGAAaggtaaagaaaaaaatgaagaaaaagtaattgaaaaagataaagataaaacCGACGTTATCTGTCAAAAAACGACAGAAGCAAGTACAAACGGTACTTACTCACCACCCTCAGCATCAGTAGTAGTTCCACAATCCGTTCCAATGGCAAGCACATCAGCTGCATTTCGTACATCTCCCCCACATGCATTTGAATCGCCAGAAGCATCACCACGTCCAAGGTCTTTATCCCCGTTAATGCCGTCGTGCACAACAAGCTCACTTAAAATACTTTCAGTTACCAGCCTCAATGAGAGTGCTGACACCCCCTCCCCCAAAAAGAACAACGATATTATTAAGCCAGCAGCGGTTGTGGGATCAGTGGATGAAATTGTCATTTCCGATGAAGATTTATAG